The DNA region GAAATACTACATTATCAATTCGATTTACGCCCTGATTTACCAAACCTTCCATTAATTCATCGTATTTATTTAAATCTCTAACTGTGATTTCAATAGTTTGAGTAGCATTATAAGTCGTTTTCTTTTTTTCATAATCATATTGCGGATTTAGATTTACACGTTGTGTTCTAAAATCGGTTGGGGCAAAATTCATTTTTTTGATAAGCTTTAAAACCGCTTCAATTTTAGTATCATTTTCCTTTTTAACCTCTTTGGCTACATTTCCTCTGGTCTCAACTGAAACCGTAATTAAGGCTTCATCTGGAATAAATTTTACTTTTCCTTCACCCGAAACTGCTATTTGAGGAATTTGTTTTATTTCTTGTCCATAAGACAAAGTCATAAACATAACTGCTAGTACTACTATTGATCTTTTCATTTTTATATCTTTTTTTAAATTTTCTAAATGATAGTCAAAAGTTGTGCCACTAAAGCTTCTTTAATTTTATTAAAATAAAAAGAATTACAATAGGAATGGCTAACAAACTGACCATCAAAGGATGTAAAACAATTAAATTTGGATAAAATAATAAGGTAATCAAATAGCCACCTATAGCTCCTCCAAAATGAGCCGTATGTCCTATTCCATCATTCTTTGCACGCATTCCATAAATCGAATATAATAAATACAAAATTCCAAATACATAAGCTGGCATTGGAATGATAAAAAAGATACCTAACATCATATCTGGCTCTAATAAAATAGCCGAATACAAAACACCTGTAACAGCTCCAGAAGCTCCAATTGCTCTATAATTATATTCGTTTTTATGAATAGCCAATGTGA from Flavobacterium nitratireducens includes:
- a CDS encoding SIMPL domain-containing protein, which encodes MKRSIVVLAVMFMTLSYGQEIKQIPQIAVSGEGKVKFIPDEALITVSVETRGNVAKEVKKENDTKIEAVLKLIKKMNFAPTDFRTQRVNLNPQYDYEKKKTTYNATQTIEITVRDLNKYDELMEGLVNQGVNRIDNVVFQSSKLAQYESEARKLAMKEAKHKAEDYVSVLGQKVGKAMSITDNTQSYNPQPVFARFKTIGAMESDAAPRGTLAAGEITIVSNVSVNFILE
- a CDS encoding rhomboid family intramembrane serine protease, encoding MNTFLIAIILANVLFSYKGFNDYSFFRKYEFHVGSIRSGEQLRMLTSGFLHADLGHLIFNMITLYFFAPVVSAYLGNLMFVIIYFSSLIFGSLLTLAIHKNEYNYRAIGASGAVTGVLYSAILLEPDMMLGIFFIIPMPAYVFGILYLLYSIYGMRAKNDGIGHTAHFGGAIGGYLITLLFYPNLIVLHPLMVSLLAIPIVILFILIKLKKL